One genomic window of Meleagris gallopavo isolate NT-WF06-2002-E0010 breed Aviagen turkey brand Nicholas breeding stock chromosome 22, Turkey_5.1, whole genome shotgun sequence includes the following:
- the ZNF335 gene encoding zinc finger protein 335 isoform X2 — MVSESPQVLVHSSVISDGATVVSDSTASTSSDLGSAIDKIIESTIGPDIIQSCIAVTSAEDGGAETTQYLILQGPDDGAPIVSQMSTSALANSLAIEAIADGPTSTCLDQPGPSEQSEVLELPAQPDQVREADGGEEMDQPDLETLEEMMEVVVVQQFKCKMCQYKSVSKKTLINHMKERHFQPAGSALTFKKGRPRKGGSAPKSAEEEVAEEEEDDDIMDAGAIDDPEEDSDYNPAEDEPRGRQPKNNRTVPTSSEERPRRRPGRPRKFPRLGDAPPDVPEGEEVEPLVTSQSTPSCELQNSEAASSSGLENGTGESLAEPSISQSDSENKDPSSNTGPEEADVVPRRRGRPSRRFLGKKYRKYMGRRYYYKSPKPLMRPYLCRICGSRFLTHEDLRFHVNSHEANDPQLFKCLQCSYRSRRWSSLKEHMFNHVGSKPYKCEECNYTSVYKKDVIRHSTVHSRDRKKRADPPPKLNSFPCPVCNRIYPMQKRLTQHMKTHSTEKPHMCDKCGKSFKKRYTFKMHLLTHIQAIANRRFKCEFCDYVCEDKKVLLNHQLSHMSDKPYKCSFCKYSTFREDFLVSHMAVKHTGGKPFACEFCHFTTKHKKNLRLHVHCRHADSFEEWAQRHPEEPPCRRRPFFTLQQIEELKQQHRQVQASAEPEANPPAPLGPVTYQAVQAVPGSEPPILSQDSLEGATIIYEQGVDGSAELATQTALDLLLNMSTQRELAAGSLQVAVVKPDDSGEVPASCEPQAQEEGAELDSSEQQQKLVTLHMADRGETLVREAYEEAALGGSELQQITIPFGGTTEYSIITPISEEIQAPGTLYSEEEGSAETSHAVVVSEAVMTEVLKDHNNHYIMSSSVPANQFQHMEPLNGDAAFPLPTEGQEAQPTGVKWPLVQCVTQQLQKDSNLSPTSEGQEVTSPKVKWPALQGIAKKLSCKVSAAKKLSCKISTAKKFSCKICTAMFTGRAEMESHKRAHIGPSTFKCPDCPFTAALWPEVRSHMVQHASLRPHKCTHCSFASKNKKDLRRHMLTHTNEKPFACQICGQRFNRNGHLKFHMQRLHSSKGKKPEAPAAAAQQTIILNSDEDTLATLQTALQSGQAVLAPERLQQALGQEHIIVAQEQSITSQHPALAGLQEEAAYIQEITTADGQTVQHLVTSDNQVQYIIAQDGVQHLLPHEYVVVPEGHHIQVQDGQITHIQYEQGSQFLQEPQIQYMPVSPEQQLVTQAQLEAAAHSAVSADGLWEEIFAEPHIVTDASSLQQWLMLPWLRHRACSPRRQRLSRSSSCSRESTTMSSRWQISTGDRPG, encoded by the exons ATGGTGTCGGAGTCCCCGCAGGTCCTGGTCCACTCCAGTGTCATCAGCGACGGAGCCACGGTTGTGTCAGACTCCACCGCATCCACCTCCTCGGACCTGGGTTCTGCCATAGACAAAATCATTGAGTCCACCATTGGGCCGGACATTATCCAGA GCTGCATAGCTGTGACCAGTGCTGAAGATGGGGGAGCAGAGACTACTCAGTACCTCATTCTACAAGGGCCCGATGATG GTGCCCCCATTGTGTCCCAGATGTCCACTTCTGCTCTGGCCAATAGCTTGGCAATAGAAGCTATTGCTGATGGGCCGACCTCCACGTGCCTTGACCAGCCAGGCCCTTCGGAGCAGTCAGAAGTGCTGGAACTGCCTGCACAGCCAGACCAGGTTCGGGAGGCAGACGGTGGGGAGGAGATGGACCAGCCGGACTTGGAGACCCTGGAGGAGATGATGGAAGTGGTGGTGGTGCAGCAGTTCAAGTGCAAGATGTGTCAGTACAAGAGCGTCTCCAAGAAAACATTGATCAACCACATGAAAGAGCGACATTTCCAGCCAG CGGGTTCAGCTTTGACTTTTAAGAAAGGACGTCCACGAAAGGGGGGTTCTGCTCCAAAGTCTGCAGAAGAAGAGGttgcagaggaagaagaagatgaTGATATTATGGATGCTGGTGCTATCGATGACCCTGAAG AGGACAGTGACTATAATCCAGCTGAGGATGAGCCCCGTGGACGACAGCCCAAGAACAACCGCACAGTCCCTACATCCAGCGAGGAGAGGCCACGGAGACGCCCAGGGAGGCCCCGCAAGTTTCCTCGCCTGGGGGACGCGCCCCCGGACGTGCCTGAAG GAGAGGAGGTGGAGCCCCTGGTGACGTCCCAGAGCACACccagctgtgagctgcagaaTTCGGAAGCAGCCAGTTCCTCTGGCCTGGAGAACGGGACCGGCGAGAGCTTGGCAGAGCCCAGCATCAGCCAGTCTGACTCTGAGAATAAGGACCCTTCCTCCAACACTGGCCCTGAGGAAGCAGATGTCGTCCCCAGGAGGCGAGGCCGGCCCTCCCGCCGCTTCCTGGGCAAAAAATACCGCAAGTACATGGGGCGCAG GTATTACTACAAGTCACCCAAGCCCTTGATGAGGCCGTACCTGTGTCGGATCTGCGGCTCGCGTTTCCTCACGCATGAAGATCTGCGTTTCCACGTCAACTCACACGAGGCCAATGACCCACAGCTCTTCAAGTGTCTCCAGTGCAGCTACCGCTCCCGACGCTGGTCCTCCCTCAAG GAACACATGTTCAACCACGTAGGCAGCAAGCCCTACAAGTGCGAGGAGTGCAATTACACCAGTGTGTACAAGAAGGACGTCATCCGACACTCCACAGTGCACAGTCGGGACAG gaaaaaaagggctGATCCG CCCCCAAAGCTGAACTCCTTCCCATGCCCCGTGTGCAATCGTATCTACCCCATGCAGAAGAGGCTTACTCAGCACATGAagacacacagcacagagaagcCGCACATGTGTGACAAG tgtgggAAGTCCTTTAAGAAGCGTTACACATTCAAGATGCACCTGCTGACACATATCCAGGCCATTGCTAACCGCAG GTTCAAATGTGAGTTCTGTGACTACGTCTGCGAGGACAAAAAGGTCCTGCTGAACCACCAGCTGTCACATATGAGCGACAAGCCCTACAAGTGCAGCTTCTGCAAGTATTCCACCTTCCGGGAGGACTTCCTGGTCTCACACATGGCCGTCAAGCACACGG GAGGGAAGCCCTTTGCCTGTGAGTTCTGTCACTTCACCACCAAGCACAAGAAGAACCTGCGCCTCCACGTGCACTGCCGCCATGCCGACTCCTTTGAGGAGTGGGCACAGAGGCACCCCGAGGAGCCGCCCTGCCGCCGCCGCCCCTTCTTCACCCTGCAGCAGATCGAggagctgaagcagcagcaccgCCAAGTGCAGGCATCGGCTGAGCCGGAGGCCAACCCGCCA GCCCCTCTCGGCCCTGTCACCTACCAGGCGGTGCAGGCAGTGCCCGGGTCGGAGCCTCCCATCCTTTCGCAGGATTCTCTGGAGGGGGCCACAATTATCTATGAACAAG GTGTGGATGGATCGGCAGAACTGGCCACGCAGACCGCCCTGGATCTTTTGCTGAACATGAGTACTCAGCGAGAGCTTGCTGCAGGCTCCCTACAG GTGGCAGTAGTGAAACCAGATGATTCAGGAGAGGTGCCGGCCTCTTGTGAACCACAGGCACAGGAGGAAGGGGCGGAGTTGGAttcctctgagcagcagcagaagttggTAACGCTGCACATGGCAGACCGTGGGGAGACGTTGGTGCGGGAGGCTTACGAGGAGGCAGCGCTGGGTggctcagagctgcagcagatcACTATTCCCTTTGGTGGGACAACGGAGTACAGCATCATTACACCCATCAGCGAGGAGATTCAGGCTCCGGGCACGCTTTACAG TGAGGAGGAGGGCTCTGCAGAGACTTCACATGCAGTCGTGGTGAGCGAAGCTGTGATGACAGAGGTTCTGAAGGACCATAACAATCACTACATCATGTCATCCAGCGTCCCAGCGAATCAGTTCCAACACATGGAG CCCCTCAATGGAGATGCTGCCTTCCCTTTGCCGACAGAGGGCCAGGAGGCACAGCCAACTGGTGTCAAGTGGCCTCTGGTGCAGTGTGTTacccagcagctccagaagGACTCAAATTTGTCCCCCACCTCTGAAGGGCAAGAAGTCACATCCCCCAAGGTCAAATGGCCTGCACTCCAAGGCATAGCCAAGAAGCTCTCGTGCAAGGTTTCTGCAGCCAAGAAGCTCTCATGCAAGATTTCCACAGCCAAAAAATTTTCCTGCAAGATTTGCACAGCCATGTTTACAGGGAGAGCAGAAATGGAGAGTCACAAGAGAGCCCACATTGGGCCCAGCACCTTCAAGTGTCCTGACTGTCCGTTCACTGCAGCCCTCTGGCCGGAGGTTCGG AGCCACATGGTCCAGCATGCCAGCCTTCGGCCACACAAGTGCACCCACTGCAGCTTTGCCTCCAAGAACAAGAAGGACCTGCGCAGACACATGCTAACACACACCAATGAGAAGCCCTTTGCCTGCCAGATTTGTGGGCAAAG GTTCAACCGCAATGGACACCTCAAGTTCCACATGCAGCGTTTGCACAGCTCAAAGGGGAAGAAGCCAGAggcacctgcagctgctgcccagcagaCCATCATACTGAACAGTGATGAGGACACACTGGCCACCCTGCAGA CGGCTCTGCAGTCcgggcaggcagtgctggcccCTGAGCGGCTGCAGCAGGCACTGGGACAGGAGCACATCATTGTTGCTCAGGAACAGAGCATCACGAGCCAG CACCCGGCTCTCGCTGGCTTGCAGGAGGAGGCAGCGTACATCCAGGAGATCACGACTGCCGATGGACAGACAGTACAGCACTTAGTGACATCCGACAACCAG GTTCAATACATCATTGCCCAGGATGGCGTACAGCACTTGCTTCCCCACGAGTACGTTGTTGTCCCAGAAGGACATCACATCCAG GTTCAGGATGGTCAGATCACTCACATTCAGTATGAACAAGGTAGCCAGTTTCTCCAGGAGCCACAG ATCCAGTACATGCCTGTCTCACCTGAGCAGCAGCTTGTCACCCAGGctcagctggaagcagctgcacaCTCAGCAGTCTCAG CTGACGGTCTGTGGGAGGAGATCTTCGCTGAGCCCCACATCGTCACTGATGCCTCTTCTCTGCAGCAGTGGCTGATGCTGCCATGGCTCAGGCACAGAGCGTGTTCACCACGGAGGCAACGGCTGAGCAGATCCAGCAGTTGCAGCAGGGAATCCACTACGATGTCATCACGCTGGCAGATTAGCACTGGTGACAGGCCTGGCTGA
- the ZNF335 gene encoding zinc finger protein 335 isoform X5, with protein MVSESPQVLVHSSVISDGATVVSDSTASTSSDLGSAIDKIIESTIGPDIIQSCIAVTSAEDGGAETTQYLILQGPDDGAPIVSQMSTSALANSLAIEAIADGPTSTCLDQPGPSEQSEVLELPAQPDQVREADGGEEMDQPDLETLEEMMEVVVVQQFKCKMCQYKSVSKKTLINHMKERHFQPAGSALTFKKGRPRKGGSAPKSAEEEVAEEEEDDDIMDAGAIDDPEEDSDYNPAEDEPRGRQPKNNRTVPTSSEERPRRRPGRPRKFPRLGDAPPDVPEGEEVEPLVTSQSTPSCELQNSEAASSSGLENGTGESLAEPSISQSDSENKDPSSNTGPEEADVVPRRRGRPSRRFLGKKYRKYYYKSPKPLMRPYLCRICGSRFLTHEDLRFHVNSHEANDPQLFKCLQCSYRSRRWSSLKEHMFNHVGSKPYKCEECNYTSVYKKDVIRHSTVHSRDRKKRADPPPKLNSFPCPVCNRIYPMQKRLTQHMKTHSTEKPHMCDKCGKSFKKRYTFKMHLLTHIQAIANRRFKCEFCDYVCEDKKVLLNHQLSHMSDKPYKCSFCKYSTFREDFLVSHMAVKHTGGKPFACEFCHFTTKHKKNLRLHVHCRHADSFEEWAQRHPEEPPCRRRPFFTLQQIEELKQQHRQVQASAEPEANPPAPLGPVTYQAVQAVPGSEPPILSQDSLEGATIIYEQGVDGSAELATQTALDLLLNMSTQRELAAGSLQVAVVKPDDSGEVPASCEPQAQEEGAELDSSEQQQKLVTLHMADRGETLVREAYEEAALGGSELQQITIPFGGTTEYSIITPISEEIQAPGTLYSEEEGSAETSHAVVVSEAVMTEVLKDHNNHYIMSSSVPANQFQHMEPLNGDAAFPLPTEGQEAQPTGVKWPLVQCVTQQLQKDSNLSPTSEGQEVTSPKVKWPALQGIAKKLSCKVSAAKKLSCKISTAKKFSCKICTAMFTGRAEMESHKRAHIGPSTFKCPDCPFTAALWPEVRSHMVQHASLRPHKCTHCSFASKNKKDLRRHMLTHTNEKPFACQICGQRFNRNGHLKFHMQRLHSSKGKKPEAPAAAAQQTIILNSDEDTLATLQTALQSGQAVLAPERLQQALGQEHIIVAQEQSITSQHPALAGLQEEAAYIQEITTADGQTVQHLVTSDNQVQYIIAQDGVQHLLPHEYVVVPEGHHIQVQDGQITHIQYEQGSQFLQEPQIQYMPVSPEQQLVTQAQLEAAAHSAVSADGLWEEIFAEPHIVTDASSLQQWLMLPWLRHRACSPRRQRLSRSSSCSRESTTMSSRWQISTGDRPG; from the exons ATGGTGTCGGAGTCCCCGCAGGTCCTGGTCCACTCCAGTGTCATCAGCGACGGAGCCACGGTTGTGTCAGACTCCACCGCATCCACCTCCTCGGACCTGGGTTCTGCCATAGACAAAATCATTGAGTCCACCATTGGGCCGGACATTATCCAGA GCTGCATAGCTGTGACCAGTGCTGAAGATGGGGGAGCAGAGACTACTCAGTACCTCATTCTACAAGGGCCCGATGATG GTGCCCCCATTGTGTCCCAGATGTCCACTTCTGCTCTGGCCAATAGCTTGGCAATAGAAGCTATTGCTGATGGGCCGACCTCCACGTGCCTTGACCAGCCAGGCCCTTCGGAGCAGTCAGAAGTGCTGGAACTGCCTGCACAGCCAGACCAGGTTCGGGAGGCAGACGGTGGGGAGGAGATGGACCAGCCGGACTTGGAGACCCTGGAGGAGATGATGGAAGTGGTGGTGGTGCAGCAGTTCAAGTGCAAGATGTGTCAGTACAAGAGCGTCTCCAAGAAAACATTGATCAACCACATGAAAGAGCGACATTTCCAGCCAG CGGGTTCAGCTTTGACTTTTAAGAAAGGACGTCCACGAAAGGGGGGTTCTGCTCCAAAGTCTGCAGAAGAAGAGGttgcagaggaagaagaagatgaTGATATTATGGATGCTGGTGCTATCGATGACCCTGAAG AGGACAGTGACTATAATCCAGCTGAGGATGAGCCCCGTGGACGACAGCCCAAGAACAACCGCACAGTCCCTACATCCAGCGAGGAGAGGCCACGGAGACGCCCAGGGAGGCCCCGCAAGTTTCCTCGCCTGGGGGACGCGCCCCCGGACGTGCCTGAAG GAGAGGAGGTGGAGCCCCTGGTGACGTCCCAGAGCACACccagctgtgagctgcagaaTTCGGAAGCAGCCAGTTCCTCTGGCCTGGAGAACGGGACCGGCGAGAGCTTGGCAGAGCCCAGCATCAGCCAGTCTGACTCTGAGAATAAGGACCCTTCCTCCAACACTGGCCCTGAGGAAGCAGATGTCGTCCCCAGGAGGCGAGGCCGGCCCTCCCGCCGCTTCCTGGGCAAAAAATACCGCAA GTATTACTACAAGTCACCCAAGCCCTTGATGAGGCCGTACCTGTGTCGGATCTGCGGCTCGCGTTTCCTCACGCATGAAGATCTGCGTTTCCACGTCAACTCACACGAGGCCAATGACCCACAGCTCTTCAAGTGTCTCCAGTGCAGCTACCGCTCCCGACGCTGGTCCTCCCTCAAG GAACACATGTTCAACCACGTAGGCAGCAAGCCCTACAAGTGCGAGGAGTGCAATTACACCAGTGTGTACAAGAAGGACGTCATCCGACACTCCACAGTGCACAGTCGGGACAG gaaaaaaagggctGATCCG CCCCCAAAGCTGAACTCCTTCCCATGCCCCGTGTGCAATCGTATCTACCCCATGCAGAAGAGGCTTACTCAGCACATGAagacacacagcacagagaagcCGCACATGTGTGACAAG tgtgggAAGTCCTTTAAGAAGCGTTACACATTCAAGATGCACCTGCTGACACATATCCAGGCCATTGCTAACCGCAG GTTCAAATGTGAGTTCTGTGACTACGTCTGCGAGGACAAAAAGGTCCTGCTGAACCACCAGCTGTCACATATGAGCGACAAGCCCTACAAGTGCAGCTTCTGCAAGTATTCCACCTTCCGGGAGGACTTCCTGGTCTCACACATGGCCGTCAAGCACACGG GAGGGAAGCCCTTTGCCTGTGAGTTCTGTCACTTCACCACCAAGCACAAGAAGAACCTGCGCCTCCACGTGCACTGCCGCCATGCCGACTCCTTTGAGGAGTGGGCACAGAGGCACCCCGAGGAGCCGCCCTGCCGCCGCCGCCCCTTCTTCACCCTGCAGCAGATCGAggagctgaagcagcagcaccgCCAAGTGCAGGCATCGGCTGAGCCGGAGGCCAACCCGCCA GCCCCTCTCGGCCCTGTCACCTACCAGGCGGTGCAGGCAGTGCCCGGGTCGGAGCCTCCCATCCTTTCGCAGGATTCTCTGGAGGGGGCCACAATTATCTATGAACAAG GTGTGGATGGATCGGCAGAACTGGCCACGCAGACCGCCCTGGATCTTTTGCTGAACATGAGTACTCAGCGAGAGCTTGCTGCAGGCTCCCTACAG GTGGCAGTAGTGAAACCAGATGATTCAGGAGAGGTGCCGGCCTCTTGTGAACCACAGGCACAGGAGGAAGGGGCGGAGTTGGAttcctctgagcagcagcagaagttggTAACGCTGCACATGGCAGACCGTGGGGAGACGTTGGTGCGGGAGGCTTACGAGGAGGCAGCGCTGGGTggctcagagctgcagcagatcACTATTCCCTTTGGTGGGACAACGGAGTACAGCATCATTACACCCATCAGCGAGGAGATTCAGGCTCCGGGCACGCTTTACAG TGAGGAGGAGGGCTCTGCAGAGACTTCACATGCAGTCGTGGTGAGCGAAGCTGTGATGACAGAGGTTCTGAAGGACCATAACAATCACTACATCATGTCATCCAGCGTCCCAGCGAATCAGTTCCAACACATGGAG CCCCTCAATGGAGATGCTGCCTTCCCTTTGCCGACAGAGGGCCAGGAGGCACAGCCAACTGGTGTCAAGTGGCCTCTGGTGCAGTGTGTTacccagcagctccagaagGACTCAAATTTGTCCCCCACCTCTGAAGGGCAAGAAGTCACATCCCCCAAGGTCAAATGGCCTGCACTCCAAGGCATAGCCAAGAAGCTCTCGTGCAAGGTTTCTGCAGCCAAGAAGCTCTCATGCAAGATTTCCACAGCCAAAAAATTTTCCTGCAAGATTTGCACAGCCATGTTTACAGGGAGAGCAGAAATGGAGAGTCACAAGAGAGCCCACATTGGGCCCAGCACCTTCAAGTGTCCTGACTGTCCGTTCACTGCAGCCCTCTGGCCGGAGGTTCGG AGCCACATGGTCCAGCATGCCAGCCTTCGGCCACACAAGTGCACCCACTGCAGCTTTGCCTCCAAGAACAAGAAGGACCTGCGCAGACACATGCTAACACACACCAATGAGAAGCCCTTTGCCTGCCAGATTTGTGGGCAAAG GTTCAACCGCAATGGACACCTCAAGTTCCACATGCAGCGTTTGCACAGCTCAAAGGGGAAGAAGCCAGAggcacctgcagctgctgcccagcagaCCATCATACTGAACAGTGATGAGGACACACTGGCCACCCTGCAGA CGGCTCTGCAGTCcgggcaggcagtgctggcccCTGAGCGGCTGCAGCAGGCACTGGGACAGGAGCACATCATTGTTGCTCAGGAACAGAGCATCACGAGCCAG CACCCGGCTCTCGCTGGCTTGCAGGAGGAGGCAGCGTACATCCAGGAGATCACGACTGCCGATGGACAGACAGTACAGCACTTAGTGACATCCGACAACCAG GTTCAATACATCATTGCCCAGGATGGCGTACAGCACTTGCTTCCCCACGAGTACGTTGTTGTCCCAGAAGGACATCACATCCAG GTTCAGGATGGTCAGATCACTCACATTCAGTATGAACAAGGTAGCCAGTTTCTCCAGGAGCCACAG ATCCAGTACATGCCTGTCTCACCTGAGCAGCAGCTTGTCACCCAGGctcagctggaagcagctgcacaCTCAGCAGTCTCAG CTGACGGTCTGTGGGAGGAGATCTTCGCTGAGCCCCACATCGTCACTGATGCCTCTTCTCTGCAGCAGTGGCTGATGCTGCCATGGCTCAGGCACAGAGCGTGTTCACCACGGAGGCAACGGCTGAGCAGATCCAGCAGTTGCAGCAGGGAATCCACTACGATGTCATCACGCTGGCAGATTAGCACTGGTGACAGGCCTGGCTGA